A stretch of Cupriavidus necator DNA encodes these proteins:
- the nuoL gene encoding NADH-quinone oxidoreductase subunit L — protein sequence MATTLNPNLLLAIPLAPLVGSAIAGLFGTKFFDLFSSESRGGRMVAHTSTILGVAIACVLSVMVLLDVMNGAGYNGTVYEWMAIGSLKMEVGFLVDSLTAMMMVVVTFVSLMVHIYTVGYMDGDPGYNRFFAYISLFTFSMLMLVMSNNFLQLFFGWEAVGLVSYLLIGFWYTRPTAIFANLKAFLVNRVGDFGFILGIGLLLAYAGSMNYTEVFAARDQLATVIFPGTDWLMITVACICLFIGAMGKSAQFPLHVWLPDSMEGPTPISALIHAATMVTAGIFMVARMSPLFELSDTALSFVLVIGAITALFMGFLGIIQNDIKRVVAYSTLSQLGYMTVALGASAYSVAVFHLMTHAFFKALLFLGAGSVIIGMHHDQDIRNMGGLRKYMPLTWITSLVGSLALIGTPFFAGFYSKDSIIEAVAESHIAGSGFAYFAVLAGVFVTAFYSFRMYFLVFHGKERWGQNHAHQHHEGDHEDEEVSHDHHHGLAAGEKPHESPWVVTLPLVLLAIPSVIVGAIAIEPMLFGNFFKNGIAFKDVIFVGENHHAMAELKEAFHGWVAMAIHSLTTPVLWLAVAGVVLSWFFYMKRPDIPEAIANRFSGLYKLLDNKYYMDAINQAVFARGARLLGTGLWKGGDQSLIDGLFVNGAARLVASFASASRYLQSGYIYHYAFAMIVGMLVLLTLTVTGVIGTK from the coding sequence ATGGCAACCACGCTCAACCCCAACCTGCTGCTTGCGATCCCGCTGGCGCCGCTAGTCGGCTCCGCGATCGCCGGCCTGTTCGGTACCAAGTTCTTTGACCTGTTTTCCTCGGAGTCGCGCGGCGGCCGGATGGTGGCCCACACCTCGACGATTCTGGGCGTGGCCATTGCCTGCGTGCTGTCGGTGATGGTGCTGCTCGACGTCATGAACGGCGCCGGCTACAACGGCACCGTCTATGAGTGGATGGCCATCGGCAGCCTGAAGATGGAGGTCGGCTTCCTGGTCGACTCGCTGACCGCGATGATGATGGTGGTGGTTACCTTTGTCTCGCTGATGGTGCACATCTACACCGTCGGCTACATGGACGGGGACCCCGGCTACAACCGCTTCTTCGCCTACATCTCGCTGTTCACCTTCTCGATGCTGATGCTGGTGATGAGCAACAACTTCCTGCAGCTGTTCTTCGGCTGGGAAGCGGTGGGCCTGGTGTCGTACCTGCTGATCGGCTTCTGGTACACCCGCCCGACGGCGATCTTCGCCAACCTGAAGGCGTTCCTGGTCAACCGCGTCGGCGACTTCGGCTTTATCCTGGGCATCGGCCTGCTGCTGGCCTATGCCGGCAGCATGAACTACACCGAAGTATTCGCCGCGCGCGACCAGCTGGCGACCGTGATCTTCCCGGGCACCGACTGGCTCATGATCACCGTGGCCTGCATCTGCCTGTTCATCGGCGCGATGGGCAAGTCGGCGCAGTTCCCGCTGCACGTCTGGCTGCCTGACTCGATGGAAGGCCCGACCCCGATCTCGGCGCTGATCCACGCGGCAACGATGGTGACCGCCGGCATCTTCATGGTGGCACGCATGTCGCCGCTGTTCGAGCTGTCGGATACGGCGCTGTCCTTCGTGCTGGTGATCGGTGCCATCACGGCGCTGTTCATGGGCTTCCTGGGCATCATCCAGAATGACATCAAGCGCGTGGTCGCTTACTCGACCCTGTCGCAGCTGGGCTACATGACCGTGGCGCTGGGCGCTTCGGCATACTCGGTGGCCGTGTTCCACCTGATGACGCACGCGTTCTTCAAGGCACTGCTGTTCCTGGGCGCGGGCTCGGTCATCATCGGCATGCACCACGACCAGGACATCCGCAACATGGGCGGCCTGCGCAAGTACATGCCGCTCACCTGGATCACCTCGCTGGTGGGTTCGCTGGCGCTGATTGGCACGCCGTTCTTCGCGGGCTTCTACTCCAAGGACTCGATCATCGAGGCCGTGGCCGAGTCGCATATCGCCGGTTCGGGCTTTGCCTACTTCGCCGTGCTGGCGGGCGTGTTCGTCACCGCGTTCTACTCGTTCCGCATGTACTTCCTGGTCTTCCATGGCAAGGAGCGCTGGGGCCAGAACCATGCCCACCAGCATCATGAAGGCGACCATGAGGACGAAGAGGTCTCGCACGACCACCACCATGGCCTGGCCGCCGGCGAGAAGCCGCACGAGTCGCCGTGGGTGGTGACGCTGCCGCTGGTGCTGCTGGCGATCCCGTCGGTGATCGTCGGTGCGATCGCGATCGAGCCGATGCTGTTCGGCAACTTCTTCAAGAACGGCATCGCGTTCAAGGATGTGATCTTCGTCGGCGAGAACCACCACGCCATGGCCGAGCTCAAGGAAGCGTTCCACGGCTGGGTGGCAATGGCGATCCACTCGCTGACCACGCCCGTGCTGTGGCTGGCCGTCGCCGGTGTGGTGCTGTCCTGGTTCTTCTATATGAAGCGCCCGGATATCCCTGAAGCCATCGCGAACCGCTTCTCGGGTCTCTACAAGCTGCTGGACAACAAGTACTACATGGACGCCATCAACCAGGCCGTGTTCGCCCGCGGCGCACGCCTGCTCGGTACCGGCCTGTGGAAGGGCGGCGACCAGAGCCTGATCGACGGCCTGTTCGTCAACGGCGCGGCGCGCCTGGTGGCTTCGTTTGCTTCGGCAAGCCGCTACCTGCAGTCGGGCTATATCTACCACTACGCGTTCGCGATGATCGTCGGCATGCTGGTGCTGCTGACGCTGACGGTCACGGGCGTGATCGGCACCAAGTGA
- the nuoK gene encoding NADH-quinone oxidoreductase subunit NuoK produces MLSLAHFLVLGAILFAISIVGIFLNRKNVIVLLMAIELMLLAVNINFVAFSHYLGDLAGQVFVFFILTVAAAESAIGLAILVVLFRNLDTINVDDMDTLKG; encoded by the coding sequence GTGCTCTCTCTCGCTCATTTCCTCGTGCTCGGTGCGATCCTGTTTGCGATCAGCATCGTCGGCATCTTCCTGAACCGCAAGAACGTGATCGTGCTGCTGATGGCGATCGAACTGATGCTGCTTGCGGTGAACATCAACTTCGTCGCCTTCTCGCATTACCTGGGCGACCTGGCTGGTCAGGTTTTCGTTTTCTTCATCCTCACGGTGGCCGCCGCCGAGTCGGCAATCGGTCTCGCCATCCTGGTTGTGCTGTTCCGCAACCTGGATACGATCAACGTGGACGACATGGACACCCTCAAGGGCTGA
- a CDS encoding NADH-quinone oxidoreductase subunit J, with translation MELTTTIFYVFALVLVLSALKVITAKNPVHSALFLVLSFFTAAAIWMLLKAEFLAILLVLVYVGAVMVLFLFVVMMIDIDIEHLRRDFWTYVPMASVVGALIIAEMAIVLVRNFIGTTTPVATNGSQDPGYSNTAALGKLIYTDYIYAFEVAGIILLVAIIAAVALTLRRRKDVKAQDVSAQLRTRRDERVRLVPMQSEGQTQQTEAAAAANKN, from the coding sequence ATGGAACTCACGACCACCATCTTCTACGTCTTTGCGCTGGTGCTGGTGCTCTCCGCACTGAAAGTCATCACTGCGAAGAACCCGGTGCATTCCGCACTGTTCCTCGTGCTGTCGTTCTTCACGGCGGCGGCGATCTGGATGCTGCTCAAGGCGGAATTCCTCGCCATCCTGCTGGTGCTGGTCTATGTCGGCGCGGTGATGGTGCTGTTCCTGTTCGTGGTGATGATGATCGACATCGACATCGAGCACCTGCGGCGGGACTTCTGGACCTACGTGCCGATGGCCTCGGTGGTGGGCGCGCTGATCATCGCCGAGATGGCGATCGTGCTGGTGCGCAACTTTATCGGCACCACCACGCCGGTGGCCACCAACGGTTCGCAGGACCCGGGCTACTCGAACACCGCCGCGCTCGGCAAGCTGATCTACACCGACTATATCTACGCCTTCGAAGTGGCCGGCATCATCCTGCTGGTGGCGATCATCGCCGCCGTGGCGCTGACCCTGCGCCGCCGCAAGGACGTCAAGGCCCAGGACGTGTCGGCGCAGCTGCGCACCCGCCGCGACGAGCGCGTGCGCCTGGTGCCGATGCAGTCCGAAGGCCAGACCCAGCAGACGGAAGCCGCGGCTGCCGCCAATAAGAACTAA
- the nuoI gene encoding NADH-quinone oxidoreductase subunit NuoI: MLLAIKDFFNSLLLKELFKGMALTGRYLFARKITVQFPEEKTPISPRFRGLHALRRYPNGEERCIACKLCEAVCPALAITIESDARADGTRRTTRYDIDLTKCIFCGFCEEACPVDAIVETQILEYHGEKRGDLYFTKDMLLAVGDRYEPQIAAAKAADAKYR; the protein is encoded by the coding sequence ATGCTGCTCGCCATCAAGGACTTCTTCAACAGCCTGCTCCTGAAGGAACTCTTCAAGGGCATGGCCCTGACCGGCCGCTATCTCTTCGCGCGCAAGATCACCGTCCAGTTCCCGGAAGAGAAAACGCCGATCTCGCCGCGCTTCCGCGGTCTGCACGCGCTGCGCCGCTACCCCAACGGGGAAGAGCGCTGCATCGCCTGCAAGCTGTGCGAGGCGGTGTGCCCGGCGCTGGCCATCACGATCGAGTCCGACGCGCGCGCCGACGGCACGCGCCGCACGACCCGCTATGACATCGACCTGACCAAGTGCATCTTCTGCGGTTTCTGCGAAGAGGCCTGCCCGGTCGACGCCATCGTGGAAACGCAGATCCTGGAGTACCACGGCGAGAAGCGCGGCGACCTGTACTTCACCAAGGACATGCTGCTGGCAGTGGGCGACCGCTACGAGCCGCAGATCGCCGCAGCGAAGGCTGCCGACGCAAAGTATCGCTAA
- the nuoH gene encoding NADH-quinone oxidoreductase subunit NuoH: MIDWITSQGQGLLGAYWTPLWILIRAVIIVVPLLLCVAYLILWERKLIGWMHVRIGPNRVGPLGLLQPIADVLKLLLKEVMMPTQVSRGMYLIAPLMVLMPAVAVWAVIPFQAEVVLADVNAGLLYVMAISSVGVYGVILAGWASNSKYAFIGAMRAAAQMVSYEIAMGFALVTVLMVAGSLNLSAIVNGQNTGYFADMGINILSWNWLPLLPMFGVYFISGVAETNRHPFDVVEGESEIVAGHMIEYSGMGFALFFLAEYINMIIISTMTALMFLGGWAPPIDSVLTNAIPGFFWLVIKVFLLLSVFIWIRASFPRYRYDQIMRLGWKVFIPLTVAWLIIVAIWIKSPWNIWH, translated from the coding sequence ATGATTGACTGGATTACCTCGCAAGGACAGGGCCTGCTGGGTGCCTACTGGACGCCGCTGTGGATCCTGATTCGCGCCGTGATCATCGTGGTGCCGCTGCTGCTGTGCGTGGCTTACCTGATCCTGTGGGAGCGCAAGCTGATCGGCTGGATGCACGTCCGTATCGGCCCGAACCGCGTGGGTCCGCTGGGCCTGCTGCAGCCGATTGCCGACGTGCTGAAGCTGCTGCTCAAGGAAGTCATGATGCCCACGCAGGTCAGCCGGGGCATGTACCTGATTGCCCCGCTGATGGTGCTGATGCCCGCCGTGGCGGTCTGGGCCGTGATTCCGTTCCAGGCTGAAGTGGTGCTGGCGGATGTGAACGCCGGCCTGCTGTACGTGATGGCGATCAGCTCGGTGGGCGTGTACGGCGTGATCCTGGCAGGCTGGGCCTCGAACTCCAAGTACGCCTTCATCGGCGCCATGCGTGCCGCGGCCCAGATGGTGTCGTATGAAATCGCGATGGGCTTTGCGCTGGTGACGGTGCTGATGGTTGCCGGCAGCCTGAACCTGTCGGCCATCGTCAACGGCCAGAACACCGGCTACTTTGCCGACATGGGCATCAACATCCTGTCGTGGAACTGGCTGCCGCTGCTGCCGATGTTCGGCGTCTACTTCATCTCGGGCGTGGCCGAAACCAACCGCCACCCGTTCGACGTGGTGGAAGGCGAGTCGGAAATCGTGGCCGGCCACATGATCGAGTATTCGGGCATGGGCTTCGCGCTGTTCTTCCTGGCCGAGTACATCAACATGATCATCATCTCGACGATGACCGCGCTGATGTTCCTGGGCGGCTGGGCGCCCCCGATCGACAGCGTGCTGACCAACGCGATCCCGGGCTTCTTCTGGCTGGTGATCAAGGTATTCCTGCTGCTGTCCGTCTTCATCTGGATCCGTGCCTCGTTCCCGCGCTACCGCTATGACCAGATCATGCGCCTGGGCTGGAAGGTGTTCATCCCCCTGACGGTGGCGTGGCTGATCATCGTGGCGATCTGGATCAAGTCGCCCTGGAACATCTGGCACTGA
- the nuoG gene encoding NADH-quinone oxidoreductase subunit NuoG, whose translation MVELEIDGKKVEVAEGSLVMEAARKLGTYIPHFCYHRKLSIAANCRMCLVEVEKAPKALPACATPVTPGMKVFTNSEKAVKAQKSVMEFLLINHPLDCPICDQGGECQLQDLAVGYGASESRYKEEKRVVFHKNVGPLISMEEMTRCIHCTRCVRFGQEVAGVMELGMLGRGEHSEITTFVGKTVDSELSGNMIDLCPVGALTSKPFRYSARTWELARRKSVSPHDGLGANLVVQTKNQRVMRVLPLENEDINECWISDKDRFSYEGLNSADRLTRPLLKQGGEWMETDWQTALEYVANGLTSIKRDHGADQIAALASPHSTLEELFLLGKLMRGLGSDNVDFRLRQTDFSAALKGAPWLGMPVADVTTLQRVLVVGSSLRKDHPLLASRLRQATKKGARVAVLGAGGEDLLMPLAARIDVAPSGWTAALAGVARAVAAAKGVAAPAGTEGFDGGDVAAKTAEALLSGERRAVFLGNEAVRHPQFSALHALAQWIATETGATLGFLTEAANTVGGYVAGALPRQGGANAQAMLDTPRKAYILLNTEPEFDAADPRKALAALAQAGTVVVLSPFRSEAAMQYADVILPVTPFTETAGTFVNCEGKPQSFNGVVRALGESRPGWKVLRVLGNLLDVAGFDYETAESVRAEVLSAPVDAQLDNATDAPIRVAAAAANGIERIADVPIYHADPIVRRAESLQLSAAARRAMQIALPADLFASLGIQSGDPVRVTQGQGSVVLPAVLEATLPANTVRVPAATPAAMSLGAMYGTVTVEKAIDLAPATGTVATA comes from the coding sequence ATGGTTGAACTAGAGATCGACGGCAAGAAGGTTGAGGTTGCTGAAGGCAGCCTGGTGATGGAAGCAGCCCGCAAGCTGGGCACCTACATCCCGCACTTCTGCTACCACCGCAAACTGTCCATCGCGGCCAACTGCCGCATGTGCCTGGTCGAGGTCGAAAAGGCCCCGAAGGCGCTGCCTGCCTGCGCCACGCCGGTGACCCCCGGCATGAAGGTCTTCACCAATTCGGAGAAGGCGGTCAAGGCGCAGAAGTCCGTGATGGAATTCCTGCTGATCAACCACCCGCTCGACTGCCCGATCTGCGATCAGGGCGGCGAATGCCAGCTGCAGGACCTGGCCGTGGGCTACGGTGCCTCGGAGTCGCGCTACAAGGAAGAGAAGCGCGTGGTGTTCCACAAGAACGTGGGCCCGCTGATCTCCATGGAGGAGATGACCCGCTGCATCCACTGCACCCGCTGCGTGCGCTTCGGCCAGGAAGTGGCCGGCGTGATGGAGCTGGGCATGCTGGGCCGCGGCGAGCATTCGGAAATCACCACCTTCGTCGGCAAGACCGTCGACTCGGAACTGTCGGGCAACATGATCGACCTGTGCCCGGTCGGCGCGCTGACCAGCAAGCCGTTCCGCTACTCGGCCCGCACCTGGGAACTGGCACGCCGCAAGTCGGTGTCGCCGCACGACGGCCTGGGCGCTAACCTGGTGGTGCAGACCAAGAACCAGCGCGTGATGCGCGTGCTGCCGCTGGAAAACGAAGACATCAACGAGTGCTGGATCTCCGACAAGGACCGCTTCTCGTATGAAGGCCTGAACAGCGCCGACCGCCTGACCCGCCCGCTGCTGAAGCAGGGCGGCGAATGGATGGAAACCGACTGGCAGACCGCGCTCGAATATGTGGCCAACGGCCTCACCAGCATCAAGCGCGATCATGGCGCCGACCAGATCGCCGCGCTGGCCAGCCCGCACAGCACGCTGGAAGAGCTGTTCCTGCTGGGCAAGCTGATGCGCGGCCTGGGCAGCGACAATGTCGACTTCCGCCTGCGCCAGACCGACTTCTCGGCGGCACTGAAGGGCGCGCCGTGGCTGGGCATGCCGGTGGCCGACGTGACCACCCTGCAACGCGTGCTGGTGGTCGGCTCGTCGCTGCGCAAGGATCATCCGCTGCTGGCCTCGCGCCTGCGCCAGGCTACCAAGAAGGGTGCCCGCGTGGCGGTGCTGGGTGCCGGCGGTGAAGACCTGCTGATGCCCTTGGCCGCCCGCATCGACGTGGCGCCGTCGGGCTGGACCGCGGCCCTCGCAGGCGTGGCCCGTGCCGTGGCCGCCGCCAAGGGCGTGGCTGCCCCGGCCGGCACCGAAGGTTTCGACGGTGGCGATGTTGCCGCCAAGACGGCCGAAGCGCTGCTGTCGGGCGAGCGCCGTGCGGTGTTCCTCGGCAACGAGGCCGTGCGCCATCCGCAGTTCTCGGCGCTGCACGCGCTGGCACAGTGGATCGCCACCGAAACCGGTGCGACGCTGGGCTTCCTGACCGAAGCCGCCAATACCGTCGGCGGCTATGTCGCCGGCGCGCTGCCCAGGCAGGGCGGCGCCAATGCGCAGGCGATGCTGGACACGCCGCGCAAGGCCTACATCCTGCTGAACACCGAACCCGAGTTCGACGCCGCCGACCCGCGCAAGGCGCTGGCCGCGCTGGCCCAGGCCGGCACGGTGGTGGTGCTGTCGCCGTTCCGTTCGGAAGCGGCCATGCAGTACGCCGACGTGATCCTGCCGGTGACGCCGTTCACGGAAACCGCCGGCACCTTCGTCAACTGCGAAGGCAAGCCGCAGAGCTTCAACGGCGTGGTGCGCGCGCTGGGCGAATCGCGTCCGGGCTGGAAGGTGCTGCGCGTGCTGGGCAACCTGCTGGACGTGGCCGGCTTCGACTACGAAACCGCCGAATCGGTGCGTGCCGAAGTGCTGTCGGCCCCGGTCGACGCGCAGCTGGACAACGCCACCGACGCGCCGATCCGCGTGGCCGCCGCTGCCGCCAACGGCATCGAACGCATTGCCGATGTGCCGATCTACCACGCCGATCCGATCGTGCGCCGCGCCGAGTCGCTGCAGCTGAGCGCTGCCGCGCGCCGCGCCATGCAGATCGCGCTGCCGGCCGACCTGTTCGCCAGCCTTGGCATCCAGTCCGGCGATCCGGTGCGGGTCACGCAAGGGCAGGGCAGCGTGGTGCTGCCGGCCGTGCTCGAAGCCACGCTCCCGGCCAACACCGTGCGCGTGCCGGCGGCGACGCCGGCGGCCATGAGCCTGGGCGCGATGTACGGCACGGTCACCGTAGAGAAGGCCATTGACCTGGCGCCGGCCACCGGCACCGTGGCCACGGCGTAA